The following coding sequences are from one Humulus lupulus chromosome X, drHumLupu1.1, whole genome shotgun sequence window:
- the LOC133805930 gene encoding lysine-rich arabinogalactan protein 18-like: protein MDSEYVFNIYSAPEAPKAPSSKKKTSKRHPGESSKMPQAKKARTVGPTVDGPSANATPPPSPLEQQTPTAPAELTPSPPAPTNQTQQASPASTGGDISSRTLRSVKDRVAKILKHDRCREAIDSTETMDVD from the coding sequence ATGGACTCCGAGTACGTGTTCAACATATACAGTGCCCCTGAGGCTCCCAaagctccctcgagcaaaaaGAAAACGAGCAAGAGGCATCCCGGGGAAAGCAGTAAAATGCCTCAGGCCAAGAAAGCCCGCACTGTAGGCCCCACGGTAGATGGACCCTCAGCCAatgcaacaccacctccttctcctctcgaGCAGCAGACTCCCACTGCTCCTGCCGAGTTGACACCGTCTCCACCGGCCCCAACTAACCAGACTCAGCAGGCTAGTCCTGCTTCCACTGGGGGCGACATATCAAGTCGCACCTTAAGATCGGTCAAAGACAGGGTCGCAAAAATTTTGAAGCATGATCGTTGCCGAGAGGCAATAGATTCGACTGAGACAATGGACGTTGACTAG